Proteins from a single region of Chryseobacterium sp. T16E-39:
- a CDS encoding OsmC family protein: protein MSKEHHYKSVIQWTGNKGSGTSNYRNYERSHTISVENKTTIEGSSDPAFRGDKTKHNPEDLLLSSLSSCHMLWYLHFCSEAGIIVTDYTDVATGIMVETANGSGHFKEVTLNPTISVTEESMVERAKELHAKANEFCFIANSVNFPVKHLSTVLVKPL, encoded by the coding sequence ATGAGTAAAGAGCACCACTACAAAAGCGTGATCCAGTGGACTGGAAACAAAGGATCAGGGACAAGTAATTACCGTAATTATGAAAGAAGCCACACGATTTCCGTAGAAAATAAAACGACCATTGAAGGATCTTCCGATCCGGCATTTCGTGGTGATAAGACCAAGCATAATCCCGAAGATCTGCTCCTTTCATCTTTATCCTCCTGTCACATGCTTTGGTATCTTCATTTTTGCTCAGAAGCTGGAATTATTGTGACTGATTACACTGACGTTGCAACAGGAATTATGGTAGAAACGGCTAATGGCAGTGGTCATTTTAAAGAAGTTACATTGAATCCTACGATCTCTGTTACAGAAGAGTCAATGGTAGAAAGAGCAAAAGAACTTCATGCGAAGGCTAATGAATTTTGTTTTATCGCCAATTCCGTTAATTTTCCTGTCAAACACCTCTCGACTGTACTCGTTAAACCTCTTTAA
- a CDS encoding Rne/Rng family ribonuclease, with the protein MKKELIVSHEDELTKIALLEDGRLCELHEEEDKSDFIVGDLFIGRVKKLAPNLNAAFVNIGYDKDAFLHYQDLGPQYLTYKKFLKDTISKKQSSSSLKNFEIQPEIDKNGTVDKVIVKDDIVLLQITKEPISTKGPRISTQVSLTGRFLVLIPFDNKVSISKKIRSFEEKERLRTLIESIKPEGFGVIIRTVAEGKKVADLHNDMNQLIQKWEGTFKNIQKNKVPSKVLSEEDKASAILRDNFNQDFVSIICDDEQMVEEMKNYVEVIAPERKNIVQFYNSHIPLLEYYNVEKQLKQSFGKHVNIPSSKGAYLVIEHTEALHVVDVNSGNNITTGNAANKEHALNVNKMAATEIARQLRLRDMGGIIVIDFIDMPNADHRRDLYEHLKEEMKRDKARHKILPPSKFGLIQITRQRNRPEKQIETKEENPNKDGEIVAPIVIVERMEETIRNIMQKDKGKLYLHVHPFVEAYLTKGIKSIQVKWFVKYKKWVTIIPRDSFKYLEYKIYNSKKEEVSGYSN; encoded by the coding sequence ATGAAGAAAGAACTAATAGTTTCGCATGAGGATGAACTTACAAAGATTGCATTACTGGAAGACGGAAGACTATGTGAACTTCATGAGGAAGAGGACAAAAGTGATTTTATAGTTGGAGACTTATTCATAGGAAGAGTAAAAAAACTGGCACCCAACCTAAATGCTGCCTTCGTAAATATTGGCTATGATAAAGATGCTTTTTTGCATTATCAGGATCTTGGCCCACAATATCTTACGTATAAAAAGTTTTTAAAAGACACGATTTCTAAAAAACAAAGCTCCTCAAGCTTAAAGAATTTCGAGATACAACCCGAAATAGACAAAAACGGAACTGTAGATAAGGTCATTGTAAAAGATGATATTGTTCTACTGCAGATTACTAAAGAACCCATATCGACTAAAGGACCGAGAATTTCAACACAGGTTTCTTTAACGGGTCGTTTTTTGGTTTTAATCCCTTTTGACAATAAAGTTTCTATTTCCAAAAAAATAAGAAGTTTTGAGGAAAAAGAAAGATTAAGAACACTTATTGAAAGTATCAAGCCTGAAGGTTTTGGTGTTATCATAAGAACTGTTGCCGAAGGAAAAAAAGTAGCGGATCTCCACAACGATATGAATCAACTGATTCAAAAGTGGGAAGGTACTTTTAAAAACATCCAGAAAAACAAAGTTCCATCTAAAGTCTTAAGTGAAGAAGATAAAGCTTCAGCTATATTAAGGGACAATTTCAATCAGGACTTCGTAAGTATCATTTGTGATGATGAACAAATGGTAGAAGAAATGAAAAACTATGTGGAGGTCATTGCTCCCGAAAGAAAGAATATTGTTCAGTTTTACAATTCTCACATTCCTCTTCTGGAATATTACAACGTTGAAAAACAGCTTAAACAAAGCTTTGGAAAACACGTCAACATTCCAAGTTCAAAAGGAGCTTACCTTGTTATCGAACACACAGAAGCTTTACACGTAGTCGACGTGAACTCCGGAAATAACATTACGACCGGAAATGCAGCCAATAAAGAACACGCGCTTAACGTGAATAAAATGGCAGCAACAGAAATTGCAAGACAATTGCGTCTCCGTGATATGGGCGGGATTATCGTAATCGATTTTATCGATATGCCAAACGCCGATCACAGAAGAGATTTGTATGAACATCTGAAAGAAGAAATGAAACGCGACAAAGCTCGCCACAAAATTTTACCTCCAAGTAAATTTGGACTTATACAGATTACCAGACAGAGAAATCGTCCGGAAAAGCAAATCGAAACCAAAGAAGAAAACCCTAACAAAGACGGAGAAATTGTAGCTCCTATTGTTATTGTAGAAAGGATGGAAGAAACCATCAGAAATATCATGCAAAAAGATAAAGGAAAACTTTATCTGCATGTACACCCATTCGTGGAAGCTTACCTTACGAAAGGTATTAAAAGTATCCAGGTAAAATGGTTTGTAAAATATAAAAAATGGGTAACCATCATCCCAAGGGATTCTTTTAAATATTTGGAATACAAAATTTACAATTCTAAAAAAGAAGAAGTATCAGGATATTCCAATTAA
- a CDS encoding HU family DNA-binding protein, which produces MTKAELVNTISNKLGTEKNETQKVVEAFMQEIRTSMYNGDNVYLRGFGSFIIKTRAAKTGRNISKNTAIEIPAHNIPAFKPSKSFVEKVKTKVAVK; this is translated from the coding sequence ATGACAAAGGCAGAATTGGTAAACACCATCTCAAATAAGTTGGGAACAGAAAAGAATGAAACACAGAAAGTTGTAGAAGCTTTTATGCAGGAGATCAGGACTTCTATGTATAATGGAGATAACGTTTATCTAAGAGGTTTCGGTTCTTTTATAATTAAAACAAGGGCTGCTAAAACAGGAAGAAACATTTCTAAGAACACTGCAATCGAGATTCCTGCTCACAATATCCCTGCTTTCAAACCATCAAAATCTTTTGTTGAGAAAGTAAAAACTAAAGTTGCAGTAAAATAA
- a CDS encoding response regulator transcription factor, whose product MNKILTNTVRFSIADSDFYFKKILVKTLLENPFYMLLNDCNNGHELVNRIYRRQEDVFVIELFMPVLSGIEAIKYIRKSNSETPIITYSGTYQEDMAEILSKIPNIFYCEKKSNIIRDIIKGQVASNTFDYEAYSKEWEQQPLAVMEYMDRQKKSQEELSSTEIQLMKFCYEGFSNKEIGEKLNLSTRTIDTYINRLTEKLGLKTKLHLIRFCVENGYYNSSM is encoded by the coding sequence GTGAATAAAATTTTAACCAATACTGTACGATTCTCTATTGCCGACAGCGATTTTTATTTTAAAAAGATACTTGTCAAAACGCTTTTAGAAAACCCTTTTTACATGCTCCTTAATGACTGTAACAATGGGCATGAACTCGTGAATAGAATCTACAGAAGACAGGAAGATGTCTTTGTCATTGAACTTTTCATGCCCGTACTAAGCGGAATTGAAGCCATAAAGTATATCCGAAAGAGCAATTCTGAAACACCAATCATTACGTATTCCGGAACCTACCAGGAAGATATGGCAGAAATACTCTCCAAGATCCCCAATATTTTTTATTGTGAGAAAAAAAGCAATATTATCAGAGATATTATAAAAGGACAGGTCGCCTCAAATACATTCGATTATGAAGCCTATTCTAAAGAATGGGAACAGCAGCCTCTTGCTGTTATGGAGTATATGGACCGACAAAAAAAGAGCCAGGAAGAGCTTTCTTCTACAGAAATACAACTAATGAAATTCTGCTATGAAGGCTTTAGCAATAAGGAAATCGGAGAAAAATTAAATCTCAGCACAAGGACTATTGACACCTATATCAATAGACTTACAGAGAAATTAGGACTCAAGACGAAACTTCATCTTATTCGATTCTGTGTTGAAAACGGATATTACAATTCAAGCATGTAA
- the tssO gene encoding type VI secretion system TssO yields the protein MSSNREKKLNKSDVRVGIWKFVLSFVVLAAVSFTSVFFFFKSYDAQTDGVSRDAEAYRELLGRSDILRVQVDTIFSRMSRLNRVENDIFLRNDIIDNVNNAKNIMGKDSADNFKHYSVLMKQISPMLTLKNHIVEVSNKKKIAIRDVNGCMGRVGSMENVLKEDPTRKFTGSRRKR from the coding sequence ATGTCTTCAAATAGAGAGAAAAAATTAAATAAGTCGGACGTCAGAGTAGGCATTTGGAAATTTGTTCTATCCTTTGTCGTTTTAGCCGCTGTTTCTTTTACCAGCGTGTTTTTCTTTTTCAAAAGTTATGATGCGCAAACAGACGGCGTTAGCCGCGATGCTGAGGCCTATAGAGAATTATTGGGCCGCAGTGATATCCTCAGAGTACAGGTTGATACCATCTTTAGCAGAATGAGCAGGCTCAATAGGGTCGAAAATGATATCTTCCTCAGGAATGATATTATTGATAATGTTAATAATGCTAAAAACATTATGGGAAAAGATAGTGCTGATAATTTCAAGCATTATTCTGTTTTAATGAAACAGATAAGCCCGATGTTGACTTTGAAAAATCATATTGTAGAAGTTTCCAATAAGAAAAAGATCGCAATAAGAGACGTAAATGGGTGTATGGGAAGAGTAGGCAGTATGGAAAATGTACTGAAAGAAGACCCTACAAGAAAATTCACAGGTAGTCGAAGAAAAAGATAA
- the tssO gene encoding type VI secretion system TssO, with translation MQGHITLSKKEKQYQFFYLILMLLAALIFLGIIFLKRFKSPFSEDDIIAIQKLEQKAKFDQQRKLTQRLQDSTFVQISRLTDETTEPFVENSIQTGINDINNTFGPDFIDIRKDAYPQIAQFYKMYFEDKKIISRTTEDIKLFQKQYQDCLIGLRETKDRVFQRQNALKARTQ, from the coding sequence ATGCAAGGACACATTACATTATCTAAAAAAGAAAAGCAATATCAATTTTTCTATTTGATTTTAATGCTTTTAGCAGCACTCATATTTTTAGGAATTATTTTTTTAAAAAGATTTAAATCGCCCTTTTCCGAGGATGATATTATAGCCATTCAGAAACTTGAACAGAAGGCAAAGTTTGATCAGCAACGAAAGCTAACCCAGCGTTTGCAGGACAGCACATTCGTTCAGATCAGCAGGCTTACAGATGAAACTACAGAACCTTTCGTAGAGAATTCTATTCAAACAGGGATCAATGATATTAATAATACTTTTGGCCCTGATTTTATTGATATCAGAAAAGATGCGTATCCTCAGATCGCACAATTTTATAAAATGTATTTTGAGGACAAAAAAATTATCTCCAGAACAACAGAAGATATCAAACTCTTTCAGAAGCAATATCAGGATTGCCTGATTGGCCTTCGGGAAACTAAAGACCGTGTCTTTCAAAGACAGAATGCATTAAAAGCGAGAACTCAGTAG
- a CDS encoding PKD domain-containing protein — MNYFQKNKKNIIIGVIATLLIAALVALWLQKKVIHSADDIVGVVYPSTLSVGDTLVFEDKTQFAKSKKWNFGDGSTSEKSSGIHFYSKPGYYPVTLIIDNKYSKSFPVLVSARALQKAKDTALAKTTIEAPLQAMQFENVQFRAVSDAKQFSWKFGESGTTDSKDKLAIYSYKEPGDYIVTLYTDESIEPIIHRIKINPSYDALNDQDVSVEDAYAKIDDDFKRHLQQIANGNNFNSHYNYLLQKYLCNNENTVVKVNDSKANNFYMYCAGLQFDKNTVIQTVKVNFDDAQNCVTKVDINQSK; from the coding sequence ATGAATTATTTTCAAAAAAACAAAAAGAACATTATTATCGGTGTTATTGCAACATTGCTAATTGCGGCTCTTGTTGCATTATGGTTGCAGAAAAAGGTCATTCATTCTGCAGATGATATTGTAGGGGTAGTATATCCATCTACTTTAAGCGTAGGTGATACACTTGTATTTGAAGATAAAACTCAATTTGCAAAAAGCAAAAAATGGAACTTCGGAGACGGGTCTACTTCTGAAAAGAGTAGTGGTATTCACTTTTACAGTAAGCCAGGATATTATCCTGTGACACTTATTATCGACAATAAATACTCAAAATCCTTTCCTGTATTGGTTTCTGCGAGAGCGCTCCAGAAGGCAAAAGATACGGCATTGGCGAAAACAACGATAGAAGCACCGTTGCAGGCTATGCAATTCGAAAATGTACAATTCCGTGCTGTTTCCGATGCAAAGCAGTTTAGCTGGAAATTTGGAGAAAGTGGAACTACTGATTCCAAAGATAAACTGGCAATCTATTCCTATAAGGAACCAGGGGATTATATTGTTACCTTGTATACGGATGAGAGTATTGAGCCCATCATACACAGAATCAAAATTAATCCTTCTTATGATGCCTTAAATGATCAGGATGTAAGTGTAGAAGATGCCTATGCTAAAATTGATGATGATTTTAAACGTCATTTGCAGCAAATAGCAAATGGAAACAATTTCAATTCACATTATAATTACTTACTTCAAAAATATCTTTGTAATAACGAAAATACTGTTGTAAAAGTAAACGATAGCAAAGCCAATAACTTTTACATGTATTGTGCAGGACTTCAGTTTGATAAAAATACTGTTATCCAGACTGTGAAGGTAAATTTTGATGATGCACAAAACTGTGTAACCAAGGTTGATATCAATCAAAGTAAATAA